In Dioscorea cayenensis subsp. rotundata cultivar TDr96_F1 chromosome 11, TDr96_F1_v2_PseudoChromosome.rev07_lg8_w22 25.fasta, whole genome shotgun sequence, a single genomic region encodes these proteins:
- the LOC120271887 gene encoding MYB-like transcription factor 4 produces MGRSPCCEKAHTNKGAWTKEEDERLIAHIKVHGEGCWRSLPKAAGLRRCGKSCRLRWINYLRPDLKRGNFTQEEDELIIKLHGHLGNKWSLIAAKLPGRTDNEIKNYWNTHIKRKLLSRGIDPATHRPVMESAEKKDEKVANGEVGQEASSWQCPDLNLELCISLPSQEPVKMEKTTLCFSCGSSECKCDTNFLGLSSGVLDYRNAHMK; encoded by the exons atgGGAAGGTCACCATGTTGTGAGAAAGCTCACACAAACAAAGGAGCATGGacaaaggaagaagatgaaaggcTCATAGCACATATCAAGGTTCATGGAGAAGGATGTTGGCGTTCACTCCCTAAAGCAGCTGGACTTCGCCGGTGTGGCAAGAGTTGCCGTCTCCGGTGGATAAACTATCTCCGGCCCGATCTCAAACGCGGTAATTTCACACAAGAAGAGGACGAGCTCATCATTAAACTCCATGGACATCTCGGCAACAA GTGGTCGCTTATCGCCGCGAAATTACCAGGCAGGACGGATAATGAGATCAAGAATTACTGGAACACGCATATAAAAAGGAAGCTATTGAGTAGGGGAATAGACCCAGCGACGCATCGGCCAGTGATGGAGTCGGCGGAGAAGAAGGACGAGAAGGTGGCCAATGGTGAGGTAGGGCAAGAGGCATCTTCATGGCAATGTCCTGACTTGAATTTGGAGCTTTGCATAAGTCTTCCTTCTCAAGAGCCTGTGAAGATGGAGAAAACTACTCTTTGTTTTAGTTGTGGCTCCTCTGAGTGCAAGTGTGACACTAATTTTCTTGGTCTCAGCAGTGGAGTTTTGGACTATAGAAATGCCCATATGAAATGA